Proteins encoded by one window of Chroococcidiopsis sp. TS-821:
- a CDS encoding glycosyltransferase family 39 protein: MSYPAVKMVAGKTLVKRTLKFEPSLVTILASFSLFAVMSWGKLADPIWDTGHEVEIPARILAGQVLYRDVETYYGPLAYYINAIALLLGHRIEVFYIAGLLLALIATLLVYTLAKRLTNQRWAMLCTLYVLIYCAFNPGGLLNFVVPYSYGVVYAIVLCLLAFIALDNYGKTGKVRWLIVAAIASGLAGLAKQEYGVAAVATMLIGIICTRQNLTKRLGDSLLIVVIAGLCAFIPLALLAKQASWENIFAALFPVAKSQVLTESGLFDVSLAKTLIEWQKSFVLFAVGLLIVITSTAIAHYLHQQQPNQWQKPVTFLASLAIAWSGLTVLRLGSLLNVYKVCLIVVFCAWISVIVTRWYFKLTNLKIIIQLLTIVVFFGLGLLLLRRFVCCTDAVFHPIGNLTWLLPAFVAWFAVQWTKIRQHYAPLLWALLIFSIVLNARFLFYINFYPLYAFTAVILFFTLLYHWARTSQLPIAKYIIICLIISGIIHLAQFTQYRYPISSDKGTLYIKDAELATAYNQAIATINAANAQSVLVIPEGSILNFLTTTSTPSKETIFIPGVLPNAAAEREFLARMRTNPPQLIVYVDVPFFWLREGYQRYRDYNPLVDRWIVQEHALIYASAPMTYFGEQWTLRIYQSLN, translated from the coding sequence ATGAGCTACCCTGCTGTCAAGATGGTTGCAGGTAAAACGCTAGTTAAGCGTACTTTAAAGTTTGAACCGTCACTTGTCACGATATTAGCGAGCTTCAGCTTATTTGCAGTAATGAGTTGGGGCAAATTAGCAGATCCCATTTGGGATACTGGACATGAAGTGGAGATTCCAGCGCGGATTTTAGCAGGACAAGTGCTGTATCGCGACGTCGAAACTTACTACGGTCCGCTAGCGTACTACATTAATGCTATAGCACTATTACTGGGACATCGTATTGAAGTTTTCTATATCGCGGGCTTACTGCTAGCACTGATAGCAACACTTTTGGTTTATACGCTAGCAAAGCGCTTAACTAACCAACGTTGGGCAATGCTTTGTACCTTGTATGTACTCATTTATTGTGCTTTTAATCCTGGAGGTTTGCTTAACTTTGTTGTTCCCTATAGCTATGGAGTTGTTTACGCGATTGTGCTTTGCTTATTGGCATTTATTGCACTCGATAATTACGGAAAAACAGGAAAAGTTCGTTGGTTAATCGTTGCGGCGATCGCCTCTGGATTAGCAGGGTTAGCCAAACAAGAATACGGCGTTGCTGCTGTTGCTACAATGCTAATAGGTATAATTTGTACTCGCCAAAACTTAACTAAGCGCCTAGGTGACAGCTTACTCATTGTAGTCATTGCTGGTCTTTGTGCTTTTATTCCACTAGCTTTATTGGCAAAACAAGCATCTTGGGAAAATATTTTTGCGGCTTTATTTCCTGTTGCTAAATCACAGGTATTGACAGAAAGCGGATTATTTGATGTCTCGCTAGCTAAAACATTAATTGAGTGGCAAAAGAGCTTTGTTCTTTTTGCTGTTGGTCTTCTGATAGTTATAACTTCCACAGCGATCGCGCATTACCTTCATCAGCAACAACCGAATCAATGGCAAAAACCAGTAACATTTCTTGCTAGTTTAGCGATCGCATGGTCAGGTCTGACTGTACTGCGTCTTGGATCTCTCTTAAATGTATATAAGGTTTGCTTAATTGTTGTTTTCTGCGCGTGGATTAGTGTCATTGTGACGCGTTGGTATTTCAAGTTAACAAATCTAAAAATCATAATTCAGCTACTTACAATAGTCGTATTTTTTGGTTTGGGTTTACTGTTACTACGGCGATTTGTCTGCTGTACTGATGCTGTGTTTCATCCTATAGGAAATCTAACTTGGTTGTTACCAGCTTTCGTTGCTTGGTTCGCGGTTCAGTGGACTAAGATTAGGCAGCATTATGCGCCGCTACTGTGGGCTTTACTAATTTTTTCTATTGTGCTGAATGCGCGCTTTTTGTTTTACATTAATTTTTATCCTTTATATGCATTTACTGCAGTTATCCTCTTTTTTACTTTGCTTTATCATTGGGCGCGAACAAGTCAACTTCCGATTGCTAAATATATCATTATTTGTTTAATAATTAGTGGAATTATTCATCTAGCACAGTTTACTCAATATCGTTATCCTATTTCTTCGGATAAAGGAACTCTTTATATTAAAGATGCTGAATTAGCCACAGCATATAATCAAGCGATCGCAACAATTAACGCCGCCAACGCACAGTCAGTATTAGTCATTCCTGAAGGAAGTATTTTAAACTTTCTCACCACAACAAGTACGCCGAGTAAAGAAACAATTTTTATTCCAGGAGTATTACCAAACGCTGCAGCTGAACGCGAGTTTTTGGCAAGAATGAGAACAAATCCACCACAGTTAATTGTTTATGTTGATGTTCCTTTCTTTTGGTTGCGCGAAGGCTATCAAAGGTATCGGGATTACAACCCACTTGTCGATCGTTGGATTGTGCAAGAACATGCTTTGATTTATGCTTCAGCACCAATGACTTACTTCGGAGAGCAATGGACTCTACGTATCTATCAAAGTCTAAACTAG
- a CDS encoding methyltransferase domain-containing protein — translation MEGVIPQHVYLPFVDELYAALLRENRQNIFQKYRVAKDLLVNIGSGTTGKPGWVNVDLFAAPGVNCVYDCRRSLPFANNSVQGIFTEHFFEHIDYVEEVPDFLAECYRVLQPGGVLRIIVPDIEKYLKAYCQPGWEALSKVRPLDRDRTDFYFHHKYNTKIELINFVFRQGYEHKYAYDFATLEFLLYKYGFSKVQKQEFGKSMMDKLCLDQQIRASESLYVEAVK, via the coding sequence TTGGAAGGAGTTATTCCACAACACGTATATCTACCTTTTGTAGATGAATTGTATGCTGCATTGTTAAGAGAAAATCGACAAAATATATTTCAGAAATATCGAGTTGCTAAAGATCTTTTAGTTAATATCGGTTCAGGTACTACAGGTAAGCCAGGCTGGGTTAATGTAGATTTATTTGCTGCACCTGGAGTAAATTGCGTGTACGATTGTCGGAGAAGTTTGCCATTTGCGAATAATTCGGTTCAAGGAATTTTTACCGAACATTTTTTTGAGCATATTGATTACGTAGAAGAAGTTCCTGATTTCTTAGCTGAGTGTTACCGCGTTCTGCAACCAGGAGGAGTTTTGCGCATAATAGTTCCAGATATTGAAAAGTACCTAAAAGCATATTGTCAACCAGGTTGGGAAGCATTAAGTAAAGTTAGACCCCTCGATCGCGATCGCACCGATTTCTACTTTCATCACAAATATAATACTAAAATCGAGCTTATCAATTTCGTCTTTCGTCAGGGATACGAACACAAATACGCATATGATTTTGCAACGCTAGAGTTTCTCCTCTATAAATATGGTTTTTCTAAAGTACAAAAGCAAGAATTTGGTAAGTCAATGATGGATAAGTTATGTCTTGACCAACAAATTAGAGCTTCTGAAAGTCTTTATGTAGAAGCTGTAAAGTAA
- a CDS encoding FAD-dependent oxidoreductase codes for MNIAVIGGGLMGLVLAHRLSQKGYVVTVFERNQQLGGLATYHDYGSFVWDRFYHVILPSDKHLIKYLHEIGLGDQLRWRSTSTGYYVDRKLYSISNTLEFLRFPPLSLWGKLRLAFTLIYGSRIDNWQRLEKISVEDWLVKLSGKKTYQKFWQPLLLAKLGESYQKVSAVFIWSYIKRLFSARDSSLNKEQLGYVVGGYKTVFDRLEKLIYAAGSCICTGVAVKKIIPDSINGLWIERGNTKEHFDKVIFTAPNDTLNNNTVIRHVEQFVQTVL; via the coding sequence ATGAATATTGCAGTTATTGGTGGTGGTTTGATGGGGCTAGTTTTAGCTCATCGCCTTTCTCAAAAAGGATATGTAGTAACTGTCTTTGAACGCAATCAACAGTTAGGAGGGCTAGCAACTTATCACGATTACGGCTCTTTTGTTTGGGATCGCTTTTATCACGTGATTTTGCCTTCTGATAAGCATTTAATTAAATATTTGCATGAGATTGGCTTAGGCGATCAGTTACGGTGGCGCAGTACAAGTACAGGTTACTACGTCGATCGAAAATTGTATTCAATTAGTAATACGTTAGAGTTTTTGCGCTTTCCACCTCTCAGTTTATGGGGTAAACTTCGGCTAGCTTTTACTTTAATTTATGGCTCTCGAATTGACAATTGGCAGCGTTTAGAAAAAATTTCTGTAGAGGACTGGTTAGTTAAACTTAGCGGGAAGAAAACTTATCAAAAATTTTGGCAGCCATTATTGTTAGCAAAGTTAGGAGAAAGTTATCAAAAAGTTTCTGCTGTTTTTATCTGGTCTTATATTAAACGTTTATTTTCAGCGCGAGATTCTTCTTTAAACAAAGAACAACTAGGTTACGTTGTCGGAGGATATAAAACAGTTTTCGATCGTCTTGAAAAGTTGATATATGCTGCAGGGAGTTGTATTTGTACAGGTGTAGCTGTTAAGAAAATTATTCCTGACTCTATAAATGGGTTATGGATTGAACGCGGAAATACAAAAGAGCATTTTGACAAAGTTATTTTTACCGCGCCTAACGACACGCTTAACAATAACACTGTTATACGCCACGTTGAACAATTTGTCCAAACTGTATTATAA